A window from Erythrolamprus reginae isolate rEryReg1 chromosome 9, rEryReg1.hap1, whole genome shotgun sequence encodes these proteins:
- the MPG gene encoding DNA-3-methyladenine glycosylase has protein sequence MADAPRPLPSLAARRPTAYFDQPCVPLAKALLGQILVRKLPDGRELRGRIVETEAYLGGEDTASHSRGGRRTTRNAAMFMRPGTLYVYQIYGIYFCMNVSSQGDGAAVLLRSLEPLQGLESMRELRLTQQRKAPARPLQDWQLCNGPSKLCQALAIDRTFDQQDLGCSPSLWLEPGPKASEDRAPICVPRIGISGEWAQAPLRFYLQGNRCVSSSDKNAEGKRGAIAEKRLPTCSTEQP, from the exons ATGGCCGACGCCCCGAGGCCGCTCCCAAGCCTGGCGGCGCGCCGGCCCACCGCCTACTTCGACCAGCCCTGCGTCCCCCTGGCCAAAGCCCTGCTGGGACAG ATTCTGGTTCGCAAACTGCCCGACGGCCGCGAGCTGCGGGGGCGGATCGTTGAGACCGAAGCCTATTTGGGGGGCGAGGACACCGCTTCGCATTCCAGGGGGGGTCGGCGGACCACAAGGAACGCGGCCATGTTCATGCGACCCGGCACACTGTACGTGTACCAGATCTACGGGATCTACTTCTGCATGAACGTCTCCAGCCAAG GGGATGGGGCTGCGGTGCTGCTACGTTCCCTGGAGCCCCTGCAGGGCCTGGAGTCCATGCGAGAGCTGCGCTTGACCCAGCAGCGGAaggcccccgcccgccccctccagGACTGGCAGCTGTGCAACGGGCCCTCCAAGCTCTGCCAGGCCCTGGCCATCGACCGGACCTTCGACCAGCAGGACCTGGGCTGCAGCCCTTCCCTGTGGCTGGAGCCCGGCCCCAAAGCTTCGGAGGACCGAGCCCCCATCTGCGTCCCCCGGATTGGCATCAGTGGGGAGTGGGCCCAGGCGCCCCTGCGCTTCTACCTCCAGGGCAACAGGTGCGTGAGCTCCTCTGACAAGAACGCGGAGGGGAAACGTGGCGCCATCGCAGAGAAACGTCTCCCCACTTGCAGCACGGAGCAGCCGTGA
- the NPRL3 gene encoding GATOR1 complex protein NPRL3 isoform X2, protein MGDTSSPVSVILVSSGSRGNKLLFRFPFQRGPANPAALIGTSRSRYAVNSIGDNVEDPDGDSRFSDVILATILATKSDMCGKKFELKIDNIRFVGHPTLLQHAFAQVSKTDPSPKRETPTMILFNVVFALRATADPSVIGCLHNLSRRIAIVLQHEERRCQYLTRQAKLILAIQDEVSAMSETRDGPPSPFPHILPKCKLARDLKEAYDSLCTTGLVQLQINNWLEVSFCLPHKIHDVASSFIPPEAIERSLKAIRPYHALLLLKDERSLLSELPLDCSPALVRVIRTASAVKNLQQLAQDADLALLQVFQLAAHLVYWGKALMVYPLCENNVYMLSPNASVCLYCPLAEAFSSQFPGHELPAALSKFSWPVSLSELKDPLAPAIQETHLIRMVAWMLQHRLLIQLHSYACLMVPPKEEEEEEEEEEEEEEEGFRTRVEELPFPARVGGRSLSTPSALSFGSPTSSDDMTLTSPSMDNSSAELLPGGESPVNKRMTENLLTSLSEHEREAILSVPAAHNPEDLRMFARLLHYFRGRHHVEEIMYNENMRRSHLLMLLDKFRSVLVVTNHEDPVIAVFQSLHQ, encoded by the exons ATGGGGGACACCTCGAGCCCTGTCAGCGTCATCCTGGTGAGCTCCGGCAGCCGAGGCAACAAGCTGCTCTTCCGCTTCCCCTTCCAGCGGGGGCCCGCGAACCCGGCCGCCCTGATCG GAACGTCAAGGAGTAGGTATGCCGTAAACAGTATTGGTGACAATGTAGAAGATCCGGACGGAGACTCCAG GTTCTCAGATGTCATTCTGGCAACAATTCTGGCCACGAAGTCAGACATGTGTGGCAAAAAGTTTGAGCTGAAGATCGACAACATTCGTTTTGTTGGGCACCCAACTCTGTTGCAGCACGCCTTTGCCCAG GTGTCCAAGACAGACCCTTCTCCCAAGAGGGAAACGCCCACCATGATTCTCTTCAACGTGGTCTTTGCCTTGAGG GCCACCGCGGACCCCTCCGTGATCGGCTGCCTGCACAACCTGTCCCGGCGCATCGCCATTGTGCTGCAGCATGAGGAGAGGCGGTGCCAGTATCTCACCAGGCAGGCCAAACTCATTCTGGCCATTCAGGACGAAGTCTCAGCCATGTCGGAAA CCCGGGAcggccctccctcccccttcccgcaCATCCTTCCCAAGTGCAAGCTGGCCAGAGACCTGAAAGAGGCTTACGACAG CCTGTGCACGACCGGATTGGTCCAGCTGCAGATCAACAACTGGCTGGAGGTGAGCTTCTGCCTGCCCCATAAAATCCACGACGTGGCCTCCAGTTTCATCCCGCCAGAAGCCATTGAGAGAAGCCTGAAGGCCATTCG GCCTTACCACGCCTTGCTGCTGCTTAAAGACGAGAGGTCCCTCCTGAGCGAACTGCCCCTCGACTGCTCCCCGGCCCTGGTGCGGGTGATCAGGACGGCCTCTGCCGTGAAGAACCTCCAGCAGCTGGCTCAGGATGCCGACCTGGCTCTGCTCCAG GTGTTCCAGCTGGCGGCCCACCTGGTCTACTGGGGCAAGGCCCTGATGGTGTATCCCCTGTGCGAGAACAACGTCTACATGCTCTCCCCCAACGCCAGTGTCTGCCT TTACTGTCCCCTGGCAGAGGCCTTCTCCTCCCAGTTCCCGGGCCATGAGCTGCCGGCTGCTCTGTCCAAGTTCTCCTGGCCGGTCTCTCTGTCTGAGCTCAAGGACCCTCTTGCTCCAGCGATCCAGGAG aCCCACCTCATTCGGATGGTGGCCTGGATGCTCCAGCACCGGCTCCTCATCCAGCTGCACAGCTACGCCTGCCTGATGGTTCccccaaaggaggaggaggaggaggaggaggaggaagaggaggaggaggaggagggcttcCGCACCAGAGTGGAAGAGCTGCCCTTCCCTGCCCGAGTTGGGGGCCGAAGCCTCAGCACTCCGAGTGCGCTCAGCTTTGGTTCTCCCA CTAGCAGTGACGACATGACCCTGACGAGTCCCAGCATGGACAACTCCAGCGCGGAGCTGCTGCCCGGGGGGGAGTCCCCCGTGAACAAGCGCATGACGGAGAACCTGCTGACCAGCCTCTCCGAGCACGAGCGGGAGGCCATTCTCAGTGTCCCCGCAGCTCACAACCCAGAGGACCTGCGCATGTTTGCCAG GCTACTGCACTATTTCCGTGGACGGCACCACGTGGAGGAGATCATGTACAACGAGAACATGCGCCGCTCCCACCTGCTCATGCTCTTGGATAAGTTCCGCAGCGTGCTGGTGGTGACCAACCACGAGGATCCCGTCATCGCCGTCTTCCAGTCCCTCCATCAGTGA
- the NPRL3 gene encoding GATOR1 complex protein NPRL3 isoform X1 codes for MGDTSSPVSVILVSSGSRGNKLLFRFPFQRGPANPAALIGTSRSRYAVNSIGDNVEDPDGDSREPCPLTDEQVVSGFSDVILATILATKSDMCGKKFELKIDNIRFVGHPTLLQHAFAQVSKTDPSPKRETPTMILFNVVFALRATADPSVIGCLHNLSRRIAIVLQHEERRCQYLTRQAKLILAIQDEVSAMSETRDGPPSPFPHILPKCKLARDLKEAYDSLCTTGLVQLQINNWLEVSFCLPHKIHDVASSFIPPEAIERSLKAIRPYHALLLLKDERSLLSELPLDCSPALVRVIRTASAVKNLQQLAQDADLALLQVFQLAAHLVYWGKALMVYPLCENNVYMLSPNASVCLYCPLAEAFSSQFPGHELPAALSKFSWPVSLSELKDPLAPAIQETHLIRMVAWMLQHRLLIQLHSYACLMVPPKEEEEEEEEEEEEEEEGFRTRVEELPFPARVGGRSLSTPSALSFGSPTSSDDMTLTSPSMDNSSAELLPGGESPVNKRMTENLLTSLSEHEREAILSVPAAHNPEDLRMFARLLHYFRGRHHVEEIMYNENMRRSHLLMLLDKFRSVLVVTNHEDPVIAVFQSLHQ; via the exons ATGGGGGACACCTCGAGCCCTGTCAGCGTCATCCTGGTGAGCTCCGGCAGCCGAGGCAACAAGCTGCTCTTCCGCTTCCCCTTCCAGCGGGGGCCCGCGAACCCGGCCGCCCTGATCG GAACGTCAAGGAGTAGGTATGCCGTAAACAGTATTGGTGACAATGTAGAAGATCCGGACGGAGACTCCAG AGAGCCCTGTCCTCTCACTGATGAGCAGGTGGTGTCAGG GTTCTCAGATGTCATTCTGGCAACAATTCTGGCCACGAAGTCAGACATGTGTGGCAAAAAGTTTGAGCTGAAGATCGACAACATTCGTTTTGTTGGGCACCCAACTCTGTTGCAGCACGCCTTTGCCCAG GTGTCCAAGACAGACCCTTCTCCCAAGAGGGAAACGCCCACCATGATTCTCTTCAACGTGGTCTTTGCCTTGAGG GCCACCGCGGACCCCTCCGTGATCGGCTGCCTGCACAACCTGTCCCGGCGCATCGCCATTGTGCTGCAGCATGAGGAGAGGCGGTGCCAGTATCTCACCAGGCAGGCCAAACTCATTCTGGCCATTCAGGACGAAGTCTCAGCCATGTCGGAAA CCCGGGAcggccctccctcccccttcccgcaCATCCTTCCCAAGTGCAAGCTGGCCAGAGACCTGAAAGAGGCTTACGACAG CCTGTGCACGACCGGATTGGTCCAGCTGCAGATCAACAACTGGCTGGAGGTGAGCTTCTGCCTGCCCCATAAAATCCACGACGTGGCCTCCAGTTTCATCCCGCCAGAAGCCATTGAGAGAAGCCTGAAGGCCATTCG GCCTTACCACGCCTTGCTGCTGCTTAAAGACGAGAGGTCCCTCCTGAGCGAACTGCCCCTCGACTGCTCCCCGGCCCTGGTGCGGGTGATCAGGACGGCCTCTGCCGTGAAGAACCTCCAGCAGCTGGCTCAGGATGCCGACCTGGCTCTGCTCCAG GTGTTCCAGCTGGCGGCCCACCTGGTCTACTGGGGCAAGGCCCTGATGGTGTATCCCCTGTGCGAGAACAACGTCTACATGCTCTCCCCCAACGCCAGTGTCTGCCT TTACTGTCCCCTGGCAGAGGCCTTCTCCTCCCAGTTCCCGGGCCATGAGCTGCCGGCTGCTCTGTCCAAGTTCTCCTGGCCGGTCTCTCTGTCTGAGCTCAAGGACCCTCTTGCTCCAGCGATCCAGGAG aCCCACCTCATTCGGATGGTGGCCTGGATGCTCCAGCACCGGCTCCTCATCCAGCTGCACAGCTACGCCTGCCTGATGGTTCccccaaaggaggaggaggaggaggaggaggaggaagaggaggaggaggaggagggcttcCGCACCAGAGTGGAAGAGCTGCCCTTCCCTGCCCGAGTTGGGGGCCGAAGCCTCAGCACTCCGAGTGCGCTCAGCTTTGGTTCTCCCA CTAGCAGTGACGACATGACCCTGACGAGTCCCAGCATGGACAACTCCAGCGCGGAGCTGCTGCCCGGGGGGGAGTCCCCCGTGAACAAGCGCATGACGGAGAACCTGCTGACCAGCCTCTCCGAGCACGAGCGGGAGGCCATTCTCAGTGTCCCCGCAGCTCACAACCCAGAGGACCTGCGCATGTTTGCCAG GCTACTGCACTATTTCCGTGGACGGCACCACGTGGAGGAGATCATGTACAACGAGAACATGCGCCGCTCCCACCTGCTCATGCTCTTGGATAAGTTCCGCAGCGTGCTGGTGGTGACCAACCACGAGGATCCCGTCATCGCCGTCTTCCAGTCCCTCCATCAGTGA
- the NPRL3 gene encoding GATOR1 complex protein NPRL3 isoform X5 has protein sequence MCGKKFELKIDNIRFVGHPTLLQHAFAQVSKTDPSPKRETPTMILFNVVFALRATADPSVIGCLHNLSRRIAIVLQHEERRCQYLTRQAKLILAIQDEVSAMSETRDGPPSPFPHILPKCKLARDLKEAYDSLCTTGLVQLQINNWLEVSFCLPHKIHDVASSFIPPEAIERSLKAIRPYHALLLLKDERSLLSELPLDCSPALVRVIRTASAVKNLQQLAQDADLALLQVFQLAAHLVYWGKALMVYPLCENNVYMLSPNASVCLYCPLAEAFSSQFPGHELPAALSKFSWPVSLSELKDPLAPAIQETHLIRMVAWMLQHRLLIQLHSYACLMVPPKEEEEEEEEEEEEEEEGFRTRVEELPFPARVGGRSLSTPSALSFGSPTSSDDMTLTSPSMDNSSAELLPGGESPVNKRMTENLLTSLSEHEREAILSVPAAHNPEDLRMFARLLHYFRGRHHVEEIMYNENMRRSHLLMLLDKFRSVLVVTNHEDPVIAVFQSLHQ, from the exons ATGTGTGGCAAAAAGTTTGAGCTGAAGATCGACAACATTCGTTTTGTTGGGCACCCAACTCTGTTGCAGCACGCCTTTGCCCAG GTGTCCAAGACAGACCCTTCTCCCAAGAGGGAAACGCCCACCATGATTCTCTTCAACGTGGTCTTTGCCTTGAGG GCCACCGCGGACCCCTCCGTGATCGGCTGCCTGCACAACCTGTCCCGGCGCATCGCCATTGTGCTGCAGCATGAGGAGAGGCGGTGCCAGTATCTCACCAGGCAGGCCAAACTCATTCTGGCCATTCAGGACGAAGTCTCAGCCATGTCGGAAA CCCGGGAcggccctccctcccccttcccgcaCATCCTTCCCAAGTGCAAGCTGGCCAGAGACCTGAAAGAGGCTTACGACAG CCTGTGCACGACCGGATTGGTCCAGCTGCAGATCAACAACTGGCTGGAGGTGAGCTTCTGCCTGCCCCATAAAATCCACGACGTGGCCTCCAGTTTCATCCCGCCAGAAGCCATTGAGAGAAGCCTGAAGGCCATTCG GCCTTACCACGCCTTGCTGCTGCTTAAAGACGAGAGGTCCCTCCTGAGCGAACTGCCCCTCGACTGCTCCCCGGCCCTGGTGCGGGTGATCAGGACGGCCTCTGCCGTGAAGAACCTCCAGCAGCTGGCTCAGGATGCCGACCTGGCTCTGCTCCAG GTGTTCCAGCTGGCGGCCCACCTGGTCTACTGGGGCAAGGCCCTGATGGTGTATCCCCTGTGCGAGAACAACGTCTACATGCTCTCCCCCAACGCCAGTGTCTGCCT TTACTGTCCCCTGGCAGAGGCCTTCTCCTCCCAGTTCCCGGGCCATGAGCTGCCGGCTGCTCTGTCCAAGTTCTCCTGGCCGGTCTCTCTGTCTGAGCTCAAGGACCCTCTTGCTCCAGCGATCCAGGAG aCCCACCTCATTCGGATGGTGGCCTGGATGCTCCAGCACCGGCTCCTCATCCAGCTGCACAGCTACGCCTGCCTGATGGTTCccccaaaggaggaggaggaggaggaggaggaggaagaggaggaggaggaggagggcttcCGCACCAGAGTGGAAGAGCTGCCCTTCCCTGCCCGAGTTGGGGGCCGAAGCCTCAGCACTCCGAGTGCGCTCAGCTTTGGTTCTCCCA CTAGCAGTGACGACATGACCCTGACGAGTCCCAGCATGGACAACTCCAGCGCGGAGCTGCTGCCCGGGGGGGAGTCCCCCGTGAACAAGCGCATGACGGAGAACCTGCTGACCAGCCTCTCCGAGCACGAGCGGGAGGCCATTCTCAGTGTCCCCGCAGCTCACAACCCAGAGGACCTGCGCATGTTTGCCAG GCTACTGCACTATTTCCGTGGACGGCACCACGTGGAGGAGATCATGTACAACGAGAACATGCGCCGCTCCCACCTGCTCATGCTCTTGGATAAGTTCCGCAGCGTGCTGGTGGTGACCAACCACGAGGATCCCGTCATCGCCGTCTTCCAGTCCCTCCATCAGTGA
- the NPRL3 gene encoding GATOR1 complex protein NPRL3 isoform X3, whose amino-acid sequence MGDTSSPVSVILVSSGSRGNKLLFRFPFQRGPANPAALIGTSRSRYAVNSIGDNVEDPDGDSREPCPLTDEQVVSGFSDVILATILATKSDMCGKKFELKIDNIRFVGHPTLLQHAFAQATADPSVIGCLHNLSRRIAIVLQHEERRCQYLTRQAKLILAIQDEVSAMSETRDGPPSPFPHILPKCKLARDLKEAYDSLCTTGLVQLQINNWLEVSFCLPHKIHDVASSFIPPEAIERSLKAIRPYHALLLLKDERSLLSELPLDCSPALVRVIRTASAVKNLQQLAQDADLALLQVFQLAAHLVYWGKALMVYPLCENNVYMLSPNASVCLYCPLAEAFSSQFPGHELPAALSKFSWPVSLSELKDPLAPAIQETHLIRMVAWMLQHRLLIQLHSYACLMVPPKEEEEEEEEEEEEEEEGFRTRVEELPFPARVGGRSLSTPSALSFGSPTSSDDMTLTSPSMDNSSAELLPGGESPVNKRMTENLLTSLSEHEREAILSVPAAHNPEDLRMFARLLHYFRGRHHVEEIMYNENMRRSHLLMLLDKFRSVLVVTNHEDPVIAVFQSLHQ is encoded by the exons ATGGGGGACACCTCGAGCCCTGTCAGCGTCATCCTGGTGAGCTCCGGCAGCCGAGGCAACAAGCTGCTCTTCCGCTTCCCCTTCCAGCGGGGGCCCGCGAACCCGGCCGCCCTGATCG GAACGTCAAGGAGTAGGTATGCCGTAAACAGTATTGGTGACAATGTAGAAGATCCGGACGGAGACTCCAG AGAGCCCTGTCCTCTCACTGATGAGCAGGTGGTGTCAGG GTTCTCAGATGTCATTCTGGCAACAATTCTGGCCACGAAGTCAGACATGTGTGGCAAAAAGTTTGAGCTGAAGATCGACAACATTCGTTTTGTTGGGCACCCAACTCTGTTGCAGCACGCCTTTGCCCAG GCCACCGCGGACCCCTCCGTGATCGGCTGCCTGCACAACCTGTCCCGGCGCATCGCCATTGTGCTGCAGCATGAGGAGAGGCGGTGCCAGTATCTCACCAGGCAGGCCAAACTCATTCTGGCCATTCAGGACGAAGTCTCAGCCATGTCGGAAA CCCGGGAcggccctccctcccccttcccgcaCATCCTTCCCAAGTGCAAGCTGGCCAGAGACCTGAAAGAGGCTTACGACAG CCTGTGCACGACCGGATTGGTCCAGCTGCAGATCAACAACTGGCTGGAGGTGAGCTTCTGCCTGCCCCATAAAATCCACGACGTGGCCTCCAGTTTCATCCCGCCAGAAGCCATTGAGAGAAGCCTGAAGGCCATTCG GCCTTACCACGCCTTGCTGCTGCTTAAAGACGAGAGGTCCCTCCTGAGCGAACTGCCCCTCGACTGCTCCCCGGCCCTGGTGCGGGTGATCAGGACGGCCTCTGCCGTGAAGAACCTCCAGCAGCTGGCTCAGGATGCCGACCTGGCTCTGCTCCAG GTGTTCCAGCTGGCGGCCCACCTGGTCTACTGGGGCAAGGCCCTGATGGTGTATCCCCTGTGCGAGAACAACGTCTACATGCTCTCCCCCAACGCCAGTGTCTGCCT TTACTGTCCCCTGGCAGAGGCCTTCTCCTCCCAGTTCCCGGGCCATGAGCTGCCGGCTGCTCTGTCCAAGTTCTCCTGGCCGGTCTCTCTGTCTGAGCTCAAGGACCCTCTTGCTCCAGCGATCCAGGAG aCCCACCTCATTCGGATGGTGGCCTGGATGCTCCAGCACCGGCTCCTCATCCAGCTGCACAGCTACGCCTGCCTGATGGTTCccccaaaggaggaggaggaggaggaggaggaggaagaggaggaggaggaggagggcttcCGCACCAGAGTGGAAGAGCTGCCCTTCCCTGCCCGAGTTGGGGGCCGAAGCCTCAGCACTCCGAGTGCGCTCAGCTTTGGTTCTCCCA CTAGCAGTGACGACATGACCCTGACGAGTCCCAGCATGGACAACTCCAGCGCGGAGCTGCTGCCCGGGGGGGAGTCCCCCGTGAACAAGCGCATGACGGAGAACCTGCTGACCAGCCTCTCCGAGCACGAGCGGGAGGCCATTCTCAGTGTCCCCGCAGCTCACAACCCAGAGGACCTGCGCATGTTTGCCAG GCTACTGCACTATTTCCGTGGACGGCACCACGTGGAGGAGATCATGTACAACGAGAACATGCGCCGCTCCCACCTGCTCATGCTCTTGGATAAGTTCCGCAGCGTGCTGGTGGTGACCAACCACGAGGATCCCGTCATCGCCGTCTTCCAGTCCCTCCATCAGTGA
- the NPRL3 gene encoding GATOR1 complex protein NPRL3 isoform X4 translates to MGDTSSPVSVILVSSGSRGNKLLFRFPFQRGPANPAALIGTSRSRYAVNSIGDNVEDPDGDSRFSDVILATILATKSDMCGKKFELKIDNIRFVGHPTLLQHAFAQATADPSVIGCLHNLSRRIAIVLQHEERRCQYLTRQAKLILAIQDEVSAMSETRDGPPSPFPHILPKCKLARDLKEAYDSLCTTGLVQLQINNWLEVSFCLPHKIHDVASSFIPPEAIERSLKAIRPYHALLLLKDERSLLSELPLDCSPALVRVIRTASAVKNLQQLAQDADLALLQVFQLAAHLVYWGKALMVYPLCENNVYMLSPNASVCLYCPLAEAFSSQFPGHELPAALSKFSWPVSLSELKDPLAPAIQETHLIRMVAWMLQHRLLIQLHSYACLMVPPKEEEEEEEEEEEEEEEGFRTRVEELPFPARVGGRSLSTPSALSFGSPTSSDDMTLTSPSMDNSSAELLPGGESPVNKRMTENLLTSLSEHEREAILSVPAAHNPEDLRMFARLLHYFRGRHHVEEIMYNENMRRSHLLMLLDKFRSVLVVTNHEDPVIAVFQSLHQ, encoded by the exons ATGGGGGACACCTCGAGCCCTGTCAGCGTCATCCTGGTGAGCTCCGGCAGCCGAGGCAACAAGCTGCTCTTCCGCTTCCCCTTCCAGCGGGGGCCCGCGAACCCGGCCGCCCTGATCG GAACGTCAAGGAGTAGGTATGCCGTAAACAGTATTGGTGACAATGTAGAAGATCCGGACGGAGACTCCAG GTTCTCAGATGTCATTCTGGCAACAATTCTGGCCACGAAGTCAGACATGTGTGGCAAAAAGTTTGAGCTGAAGATCGACAACATTCGTTTTGTTGGGCACCCAACTCTGTTGCAGCACGCCTTTGCCCAG GCCACCGCGGACCCCTCCGTGATCGGCTGCCTGCACAACCTGTCCCGGCGCATCGCCATTGTGCTGCAGCATGAGGAGAGGCGGTGCCAGTATCTCACCAGGCAGGCCAAACTCATTCTGGCCATTCAGGACGAAGTCTCAGCCATGTCGGAAA CCCGGGAcggccctccctcccccttcccgcaCATCCTTCCCAAGTGCAAGCTGGCCAGAGACCTGAAAGAGGCTTACGACAG CCTGTGCACGACCGGATTGGTCCAGCTGCAGATCAACAACTGGCTGGAGGTGAGCTTCTGCCTGCCCCATAAAATCCACGACGTGGCCTCCAGTTTCATCCCGCCAGAAGCCATTGAGAGAAGCCTGAAGGCCATTCG GCCTTACCACGCCTTGCTGCTGCTTAAAGACGAGAGGTCCCTCCTGAGCGAACTGCCCCTCGACTGCTCCCCGGCCCTGGTGCGGGTGATCAGGACGGCCTCTGCCGTGAAGAACCTCCAGCAGCTGGCTCAGGATGCCGACCTGGCTCTGCTCCAG GTGTTCCAGCTGGCGGCCCACCTGGTCTACTGGGGCAAGGCCCTGATGGTGTATCCCCTGTGCGAGAACAACGTCTACATGCTCTCCCCCAACGCCAGTGTCTGCCT TTACTGTCCCCTGGCAGAGGCCTTCTCCTCCCAGTTCCCGGGCCATGAGCTGCCGGCTGCTCTGTCCAAGTTCTCCTGGCCGGTCTCTCTGTCTGAGCTCAAGGACCCTCTTGCTCCAGCGATCCAGGAG aCCCACCTCATTCGGATGGTGGCCTGGATGCTCCAGCACCGGCTCCTCATCCAGCTGCACAGCTACGCCTGCCTGATGGTTCccccaaaggaggaggaggaggaggaggaggaggaagaggaggaggaggaggagggcttcCGCACCAGAGTGGAAGAGCTGCCCTTCCCTGCCCGAGTTGGGGGCCGAAGCCTCAGCACTCCGAGTGCGCTCAGCTTTGGTTCTCCCA CTAGCAGTGACGACATGACCCTGACGAGTCCCAGCATGGACAACTCCAGCGCGGAGCTGCTGCCCGGGGGGGAGTCCCCCGTGAACAAGCGCATGACGGAGAACCTGCTGACCAGCCTCTCCGAGCACGAGCGGGAGGCCATTCTCAGTGTCCCCGCAGCTCACAACCCAGAGGACCTGCGCATGTTTGCCAG GCTACTGCACTATTTCCGTGGACGGCACCACGTGGAGGAGATCATGTACAACGAGAACATGCGCCGCTCCCACCTGCTCATGCTCTTGGATAAGTTCCGCAGCGTGCTGGTGGTGACCAACCACGAGGATCCCGTCATCGCCGTCTTCCAGTCCCTCCATCAGTGA
- the LOC139172436 gene encoding hemoglobin subunit alpha-D, with the protein MVLTAEDRRLLQASVGKLGCRLEDIGADALNRLLITFPQSKTYFSHFNLSPGSKDIIHQGEKVGKALDSALKHLDDIRGTFCHLSDLHAFNLRVDPVNFQLLSKCIHVSLATHLRNEYNASITLAWDKFLEQVADVLSEKYR; encoded by the exons ATGGTGCTGACCGCCGAGGACCGCAGGTTGCTCCAAGCCTCCGTTGGCAAGCTGGGCTGCCGTCTCGAGGACATTGGCGCCGATGCGCTGAACAG GTTGTTAATAACCTTCCCGCAGAGCAAGACCTACTTCTCCCACTTTAACTTGAGCCCCGGCTCAAAGGACATCATCCACCAGGGGGAGAAGGTGGGCAAGGCGCTGGACAGCGCCCTCAAGCACCTGGACGACATCCGCGGCACCTTCTGCCACCTCAGCGACCTGCATGCCTTCAACCTCCGCGTGGACCCAGTGAACTTCCAG CTACTGTCCAAATGTATCCACGTGTCTCTGGCCACTCACCTGCGCAACGAGTACAATGCCAGCATCACCCTGGCCTGGGACAAGTTCCTGGAACAGGTGGCCGACGTGCTGTCTGAGAAATACAGATGA